One window of Tenacibaculum maritimum NCIMB 2154 genomic DNA carries:
- a CDS encoding Glu/Leu/Phe/Val dehydrogenase dimerization domain-containing protein, whose product MKELLKRYEEKEPEIVFHWKDQETDAEGWTVINSLRGGAAGGGTRMRKGLNKNEVLSLAKTMEVKFTVSGPAIGGAKSGINFDPNDPRKRGVLERWYKAVTPLLKHYYGTGGDLNVDADKDVIPITEGCGVWHPQEGIFNGHFKPTEADKINRIGQLRQGVIKVIEDEAYSPDLSNKYTVADMLTGYGVAEAVKHYYNIYGGNISGKRAIVQGFGNVGSAAAYYLTQLGAKVVGIIDRDGGVINEEGFSMEEMRKLFLSKDGNKLVADNMISFDEINQKIWSLPAEIFIPAAASRLVSQDQVQQMIDTGLEVISPGANVPFADKEIFFGPIMEYTDNHLSLLPDFISNCGIARVFAYLMEAKVSLPMEDKAIFDDTSNVIKKALQRTFARSASKTKICSTAFEIALKELI is encoded by the coding sequence ATGAAAGAATTACTAAAGAGATACGAAGAGAAAGAGCCAGAAATTGTTTTTCACTGGAAAGATCAAGAAACAGACGCAGAAGGATGGACTGTTATAAATTCACTTCGTGGAGGAGCAGCAGGAGGAGGAACAAGAATGCGTAAAGGGTTGAATAAGAACGAAGTTCTGTCTTTGGCAAAAACAATGGAAGTGAAGTTTACCGTTTCTGGACCTGCCATTGGAGGGGCGAAATCAGGTATAAATTTCGATCCTAATGATCCGAGGAAAAGAGGCGTTTTAGAACGTTGGTATAAAGCAGTAACCCCTTTGTTAAAGCATTATTACGGTACAGGAGGAGATTTGAATGTGGATGCGGATAAAGATGTGATTCCTATCACAGAAGGTTGTGGAGTGTGGCATCCTCAAGAAGGGATTTTTAATGGGCATTTTAAACCAACGGAAGCAGATAAAATAAATAGAATAGGTCAGTTACGTCAAGGAGTAATTAAGGTAATTGAAGACGAAGCATATTCACCAGATTTATCTAATAAATATACGGTAGCAGATATGTTAACAGGGTATGGGGTAGCAGAAGCAGTGAAACATTACTATAACATTTATGGAGGTAATATTTCTGGAAAAAGAGCTATCGTACAAGGTTTTGGAAATGTAGGATCGGCTGCTGCATATTATTTAACTCAGTTAGGAGCCAAGGTAGTAGGTATTATTGATAGAGACGGAGGAGTTATTAATGAAGAAGGGTTTTCTATGGAGGAAATGAGAAAACTCTTTTTGTCAAAAGATGGAAATAAATTAGTTGCTGATAATATGATCTCCTTTGATGAAATCAATCAAAAAATATGGAGTCTGCCAGCAGAGATCTTCATACCAGCGGCAGCTTCAAGATTGGTTTCTCAAGATCAAGTACAACAAATGATTGATACAGGATTGGAGGTTATTTCTCCTGGAGCAAATGTACCTTTTGCAGATAAAGAGATTTTCTTTGGACCAATTATGGAATACACAGACAATCATTTAAGTTTATTACCTGATTTTATTTCGAATTGTGGTATTGCACGAGTTTTTGCTTATCTAATGGAAGCAAAAGTAAGCTTGCCAATGGAAGATAAAGCCATATTCGATGACACTTCCAACGTTATTAAAAAGGCGTTACAAAGAACATTTGCAAGAAGTGCTTCTAAAACAAAAATTTGTTCAACAGCATTTGAAATAGCATTAAAAGAATTGATATAA
- a CDS encoding anhydro-N-acetylmuramic acid kinase encodes MKREFTYTIGVMSGTSLDGIDLVYARFDKKDTAYFEIIEAETIPYTKRWESDLRNAIFYSKEKLDYLNLAYGGLLGAVIADFICKKKIIYIDFIASHGHTILHQPEKKKTLQIGDGQKIANITQKKVICDFRTQDVQLGGQGAPLVPIGDELLFFNYDYCMNLGGFANISYKKEEKRVAFDICPVNIVLNHYTRRLGLAYDDKGMIARSGKINKKLLQQLNSLTYYKKEAPKSLGLEWVQTNVFPMIDRLEENIPAILRTFVEHIGQQIGKIAHKNDTVLVTGGGVFNSFLIERIEFYSKERVVIPQKKLINYKEALIFAFLGLLRLDNQVNCLRSVTGAIKDHSSGVIFYPNRILS; translated from the coding sequence GTGAAACGAGAGTTTACTTATACGATAGGAGTAATGTCGGGAACCTCTTTGGATGGTATTGACTTGGTTTATGCTCGATTTGATAAAAAGGATACTGCTTATTTTGAAATTATAGAAGCAGAAACGATTCCATATACAAAGAGATGGGAAAGTGATTTGAGGAACGCAATTTTTTATTCAAAAGAAAAATTAGACTATCTAAATCTGGCTTATGGAGGGCTCTTAGGAGCTGTTATTGCTGATTTTATTTGTAAAAAGAAAATTATTTATATTGATTTTATAGCATCTCATGGGCATACGATACTTCATCAGCCAGAAAAAAAGAAAACCCTGCAAATTGGAGATGGGCAGAAAATAGCGAATATCACCCAAAAAAAAGTGATTTGCGATTTTAGAACGCAGGATGTTCAGTTAGGTGGGCAAGGAGCTCCTTTAGTGCCAATAGGAGATGAACTGTTGTTTTTCAATTACGATTACTGTATGAATTTAGGAGGATTTGCTAATATTTCATATAAAAAAGAAGAAAAACGAGTAGCATTTGATATTTGTCCTGTAAATATTGTTTTGAATCATTATACCAGACGTTTAGGCTTGGCTTATGATGATAAAGGAATGATAGCTAGATCAGGGAAAATTAATAAAAAGTTGTTACAGCAGCTAAATTCATTAACTTATTATAAGAAAGAAGCCCCAAAATCATTAGGGTTGGAGTGGGTACAAACAAATGTTTTTCCGATGATAGATCGCTTAGAAGAAAATATACCAGCCATTTTAAGAACATTTGTAGAGCATATAGGGCAGCAGATAGGAAAGATTGCTCATAAAAATGATACTGTTTTAGTGACGGGAGGAGGCGTTTTTAATAGTTTTTTGATAGAAAGAATAGAATTTTATTCAAAAGAAAGAGTAGTAATTCCTCAAAAAAAACTTATTAACTATAAAGAGGCATTGATATTTGCTTTTTTAGGACTATTGCGTCTTGATAACCAAGTGAATTGTTTAAGATCAGTTACAGGAGCTATTAAAGATCATTCTTCTGGTGTTATTTTTTATCCAAATAGGATTTTAAGTTAA
- a CDS encoding acyl-CoA dehydrogenase, producing MDFSLTEEHMMIRDAARDFAQNELLPGVIERDNKQEFPDELVKKMGELGFLGIMVDPKYGGSGMDTFSYVLIMEELSKIDASASVMVSVNNSLVCYGLEAYGTEAQKQKYLTKLATGEHIGAFCLSEPEAGSDATSQATTAEDKGDYYLLNGTKNWITNGGRADTYLVIAQTDRSKGHRGINAFIVEKEMEGFHIGPKEDKLGIRGSDTHTLQFNDVKVPKENRIGEDGFGFKFAMKTLSGGRIGIASQALGIASGAYELALKYSKERKAFGTEISNHQAIAFKLADMYTEIEAARHLVMKAAWDKDQGNNYDTSGAMAKLYASKVAMEQTVEAVQIHGGNGFVKEYHVERLMRDAKITQIYEGTSEIQKIVISRSLIRG from the coding sequence ATGGATTTTAGCCTTACAGAAGAACATATGATGATTCGTGATGCTGCACGAGATTTTGCACAAAACGAGTTATTACCAGGTGTTATTGAAAGAGATAATAAGCAAGAGTTTCCTGATGAATTAGTTAAGAAAATGGGAGAGCTTGGTTTTTTAGGTATCATGGTAGATCCTAAATATGGAGGAAGCGGAATGGATACTTTTTCTTATGTATTAATCATGGAAGAGCTTTCTAAAATTGACGCTTCTGCCTCTGTTATGGTATCTGTTAACAACTCACTAGTATGCTATGGTTTAGAAGCTTATGGTACTGAAGCACAAAAACAAAAGTACTTAACAAAATTAGCCACCGGTGAGCATATTGGAGCTTTTTGTTTAAGCGAACCTGAGGCTGGCTCTGATGCTACCTCACAAGCAACTACTGCTGAAGACAAAGGCGATTACTATTTGCTAAATGGTACTAAGAATTGGATTACTAATGGTGGACGTGCTGATACTTATTTAGTAATTGCCCAAACTGACCGTAGTAAAGGGCATAGAGGAATCAACGCGTTTATTGTTGAAAAAGAGATGGAAGGATTCCATATTGGACCTAAAGAAGATAAACTAGGAATTCGTGGATCAGACACACATACACTACAATTTAACGATGTAAAGGTGCCTAAAGAAAATAGAATTGGTGAAGATGGGTTTGGATTCAAATTTGCTATGAAAACTCTTTCTGGAGGACGTATAGGAATTGCATCTCAAGCATTAGGTATCGCTTCTGGAGCTTATGAGTTAGCTTTAAAATACTCTAAAGAGCGTAAAGCTTTTGGCACAGAAATTTCCAATCATCAAGCCATTGCATTCAAATTAGCTGATATGTACACCGAAATAGAAGCTGCTAGGCATTTAGTTATGAAAGCTGCTTGGGATAAGGATCAAGGTAATAACTATGATACTTCAGGTGCAATGGCTAAATTATATGCCTCTAAAGTAGCTATGGAACAAACCGTTGAAGCTGTTCAAATTCATGGTGGTAATGGTTTTGTAAAAGAGTATCACGTAGAACGTTTA